The following proteins come from a genomic window of Frankia casuarinae:
- a CDS encoding type II secretion system F family protein, giving the protein MGIFLGLLFGLGLFLIVTSGRPRFPAWSATARWERSTSDLLAQAGIRGVTPRQFVMISLGLGLLVGLVVLAFTETVSLAGAFVVFASLLPRALVVRRRHARRHDLRELWPDVVDNLSSAVRAGMSLPEGLAAVGVRGPVQLRPAFTRFGEDYSATGSFSACLDRLADELADPVADRIIESLRMAREVGGTDLGRLLRTLSTFLREDARTRAELETRQSWTVNAARLALAAPWIVLLLLATRGQNVRAYDSPTGVLVLVVGGAVSALAYLLMKRIGRLPEEGRVLRGGAAAGRGAGL; this is encoded by the coding sequence ATGGGCATCTTCCTCGGCCTGCTGTTCGGTCTGGGTCTGTTCCTTATCGTCACCAGCGGCCGGCCGCGGTTCCCGGCCTGGTCGGCGACGGCGCGCTGGGAACGGTCGACGAGCGACCTGCTCGCCCAGGCGGGCATCCGCGGCGTGACCCCGCGCCAGTTCGTCATGATTAGCCTGGGTCTGGGCCTGTTGGTCGGCCTGGTCGTCCTGGCATTCACCGAGACCGTGTCGCTGGCCGGCGCCTTCGTCGTGTTTGCGAGTCTGCTGCCCCGAGCTCTCGTGGTCCGTCGGCGGCATGCCCGCAGGCATGATCTGCGGGAGCTGTGGCCGGACGTCGTCGACAACCTGTCCAGCGCGGTGCGGGCCGGGATGTCGCTGCCCGAGGGCCTGGCCGCGGTGGGGGTGCGGGGGCCGGTGCAGCTGCGACCGGCCTTCACCCGGTTCGGCGAGGACTACAGCGCCACCGGGTCGTTCTCGGCCTGCCTGGACCGCCTCGCCGACGAGCTCGCCGATCCGGTGGCCGACCGCATCATCGAGTCGCTGCGGATGGCCCGGGAGGTCGGCGGGACCGACCTCGGCCGGCTGTTGCGCACGCTGTCCACCTTCCTGCGGGAGGACGCCCGCACCCGCGCCGAGCTTGAGACGCGGCAGAGTTGGACGGTGAACGCCGCCCGACTCGCGCTCGCCGCCCCCTGGATCGTGCTGCTCCTGCTGGCCACCCGGGGGCAGAACGTGCGGGCCTACGACAGCCCGACCGGGGTCCTGGTGCTCGTGGTGGGCGGCGCCGTGTCGGCCCTCGCCTACCTGCTCATGAAGCGGATCGGCCGGTTGCCGGAGGAGGGCCGGGTGCTGCGCGGGGGAGCGGCAGCCGGCCGGGGGGCGGGATTGTGA
- a CDS encoding TadE/TadG family type IV pilus assembly protein, which produces MAAELAAAAGPDGIDGGPRGTGHRPDAVEDGVEDASDASDASDAADAADGGSAVVEFILVGTLLLFLILGIIQVGLVLHIRNTLAADAAEGARHAANLGVPASEGGPYAQALIARTIPGRSDAVCTGAQVDGPGGTPLAEVTCRVAVPLVLVPLGDGITITVKGHALKELP; this is translated from the coding sequence GTGGCGGCTGAGCTCGCGGCCGCCGCGGGGCCGGACGGGATCGACGGCGGCCCCAGGGGAACCGGGCACCGACCGGACGCGGTCGAGGACGGCGTCGAGGACGCCTCGGACGCCTCGGACGCCTCGGACGCGGCTGACGCGGCTGACGGCGGATCGGCCGTCGTCGAGTTCATCCTGGTGGGGACGTTGTTGCTCTTCCTGATCCTGGGGATCATCCAGGTCGGCCTGGTGCTGCACATCCGCAACACGCTCGCGGCGGACGCCGCGGAGGGAGCCAGGCACGCGGCCAACCTCGGCGTACCGGCGAGCGAGGGCGGTCCCTACGCCCAGGCCCTCATCGCGCGGACCATCCCGGGACGGTCCGACGCCGTCTGCACCGGGGCGCAGGTCGATGGGCCGGGTGGCACGCCGCTCGCGGAGGTCACCTGCCGGGTTGCCGTGCCGCTCGTCCTGGTCCCACTGGGCGACGGCATCACGATCACGGTGAAGGGCCATGCGCTCAAGGAACTGCCGTGA
- a CDS encoding CpaF family protein — protein MAVARGSWLDATSFVEDEVRELVRRRSLDPVRDPAQVRQLVHEVLADYEERALVSDLPPVVDRDVTARLVYDAVAGFGPLQRHLDDPTVEEVWINEPGRVFVARAGRSELTTTILTADQVQDLVERMLKSSGRRVDLSTPFVDAMLPDGSRLHVVIPDVTRVHWSINIRKFVLSASSLDELVGLGTITLAAAAFLDAAVVAGLNIIVAGGTQAGKTTMLNCLGSAIPARERVISCEEVFELKLRAADWVAMQTRQANLEGSGEIRLRRLVKEALRMRPDRLLVGEVRQEEALDLLIALNSGLPGMCSLHANSAREAVTKLCTLPLLAGENVSHAFVVPTVAASVDLVVHLEKDVSGRRRVTEVVALPGRTEGDVIEIAQIYRSRADGLVRADGFPPHPERFARAGYDLPALLAQSDHDYHHHRPGGGWPEIAAER, from the coding sequence GTGGCGGTGGCACGCGGCAGTTGGCTGGACGCGACATCGTTCGTGGAGGACGAGGTCAGAGAGCTTGTCCGGCGGCGTTCTCTCGATCCCGTGCGGGACCCGGCGCAGGTGCGTCAGCTCGTTCACGAGGTGCTCGCCGACTATGAGGAACGGGCTCTCGTCAGCGACCTTCCCCCGGTCGTCGACCGGGACGTCACCGCCCGGCTGGTCTATGACGCGGTTGCCGGGTTCGGGCCGCTGCAACGCCACCTCGACGACCCGACTGTGGAGGAGGTCTGGATCAACGAGCCGGGCCGGGTATTCGTCGCCCGGGCCGGTCGCAGCGAGCTGACGACGACCATTCTGACCGCCGATCAGGTCCAGGACCTCGTCGAGCGGATGCTGAAGTCCTCGGGCCGGCGGGTGGACCTCTCGACCCCGTTCGTCGACGCCATGCTTCCGGATGGTTCCCGGCTGCACGTGGTCATCCCCGATGTCACCCGGGTGCACTGGTCGATCAACATCCGTAAGTTTGTGCTGTCCGCGTCGAGCCTGGACGAACTGGTCGGTCTTGGGACGATCACGCTGGCAGCGGCCGCCTTTCTGGACGCCGCGGTCGTCGCCGGCCTCAACATCATCGTTGCGGGCGGCACCCAGGCCGGCAAGACGACCATGCTCAACTGTCTCGGCTCGGCCATCCCGGCCCGGGAACGGGTGATCAGCTGCGAGGAGGTGTTCGAGCTGAAGCTGCGGGCCGCCGACTGGGTGGCGATGCAGACCCGGCAGGCCAACCTGGAGGGCAGCGGGGAAATCCGGCTGCGCCGGCTGGTCAAGGAGGCCCTGCGGATGCGCCCGGACCGGCTCCTGGTCGGCGAGGTTCGCCAAGAGGAGGCGCTCGACCTGCTGATCGCGCTCAACTCCGGGCTGCCCGGTATGTGCAGCCTGCACGCGAACTCGGCTCGCGAGGCCGTGACGAAGCTGTGCACCCTGCCCCTGCTCGCCGGCGAGAACGTCAGCCATGCCTTCGTGGTGCCCACCGTCGCCGCCAGCGTGGACCTCGTCGTCCATCTGGAGAAGGACGTCTCGGGCCGGCGCCGCGTCACCGAGGTCGTCGCGCTGCCCGGCCGGACGGAGGGGGATGTCATCGAGATTGCCCAGATCTACCGCTCGCGCGCGGACGGACTGGTCCGCGCCGACGGCTTCCCGCCACATCCCGAACGGTTCGCCCGCGCCGGCTACGACCTGCCCGCCCTGCTGGCCCAGAGCGACCATGATTACCATCATCATCGGCCCGGCGGGGGCTGGCCCGAGATCGCCGCGGAGCGCTGA
- a CDS encoding type II secretion system F family protein has product MTTVASGALIGFLVGLGLVIIVYRSPRARRIHLADRIDPYLRDTPTPSRLLDDRPRGVPRPGLAAVEALARPLLADAAGRLDRFLGGRAALQRRLTQAGGRTSIEEFRVQQVICAASGALIGAFLLALRALLGVGPPALVSVALIVAGTAGGVVARDYWLSRAISEREDRMLLEFPTIAELLALAVTAGESAIGALERVSRLTHGELGRELRLALADARAGATLVQALEGIAARTALAPLVRFVDGMAVAIERGTPLADILRAQAVDAREAGKRQLLEAGGRKEIAMMIPVVFLVLPTTVIFAFYPALVSFTVIAQ; this is encoded by the coding sequence GTGACCACGGTCGCCAGCGGTGCGCTGATCGGGTTCCTCGTCGGGCTGGGCCTGGTCATCATCGTTTACCGCTCCCCCCGGGCCCGGCGCATCCACCTCGCTGACCGAATCGATCCCTACCTGCGGGACACCCCCACACCCTCGAGGCTGCTCGACGACCGGCCGCGGGGGGTGCCGCGGCCGGGCCTCGCCGCGGTCGAGGCGCTCGCGCGCCCGTTACTCGCGGACGCCGCCGGTCGACTCGACCGTTTCCTGGGGGGCCGGGCCGCCCTGCAACGCCGGCTGACCCAGGCCGGCGGACGGACCAGCATCGAGGAGTTCCGCGTCCAGCAGGTCATCTGCGCGGCCAGCGGGGCGCTGATCGGCGCCTTCCTGCTGGCGCTGCGCGCGCTGCTCGGCGTCGGCCCGCCGGCCCTGGTCAGTGTCGCCTTGATCGTCGCTGGCACGGCCGGTGGGGTGGTGGCCCGGGACTACTGGCTGTCGCGGGCGATCTCCGAACGCGAGGACCGGATGCTGCTGGAGTTCCCGACGATCGCGGAGCTGCTGGCGCTCGCGGTGACCGCGGGGGAGTCGGCCATCGGGGCGCTGGAGCGGGTCAGCCGGTTGACCCACGGCGAGCTTGGGCGCGAGCTGCGGCTTGCGCTGGCCGACGCCCGCGCCGGGGCCACCCTCGTGCAGGCGTTGGAGGGCATCGCGGCGCGTACGGCGTTGGCGCCCCTAGTGCGGTTCGTCGACGGGATGGCGGTCGCGATCGAACGGGGGACGCCGCTGGCGGACATCCTGCGCGCGCAGGCCGTCGACGCGCGTGAGGCGGGCAAGCGGCAGCTGCTGGAGGCCGGTGGCCGCAAGGAGATCGCGATGATGATCCCGGTCGTGTTCCTCGTCCTGCCGACGACCGTGATTTTTGCCTTCTACCCGGCCCTGGTGAGTTTCACCGTGATCGCGCAGTGA